A genomic stretch from Methylorubrum extorquens includes:
- the fdh1A gene encoding tungsten-containing formate dehydrogenase, alpha subunit (Evidence 2a : Function from experimental evidences in other organisms; Product type e : enzyme), protein MSNGPEPHGNKIEQPEIRADERQDAGGPANGAPSTSGGAYSQGAKSGGQAAPDPSGTYGIKDAPVAPATIAFEFDGQQVEAQPGETIWAVAKRLGTHIPHLCHKPDPGYRPDGNCRACMVEIEGERVLAASCKRTPAIGMKVKSATERATKARAMVLELLVADQPERATSHDPSSHFWVQADVLDVTESRFPAAERWTSDVSHPAMSVNLDACIQCNLCVRACREVQVNDVIGMAYRAAGSKVVFDFDDPMGGSTCVACGECVQACPTGALMPAAYLDANQTRTVYPDREVKSLCPYCGVGCQVSYKVKDERIVYAEGVNGPANQNRLCVKGRFGFDYVHHPHRLTVPLIRLENVPKDANDQVDPANPWTHFREATWDEALDRAAGGLKAIRDTNGRKALAGFGSAKGSNEEAYLFQKLVRLGFGTNNVDHCTRLCHASSVAALMEGLNSGAVTAPFSAALDAEVIVVIGANPTVNHPVAATFLKNAVKQRGAKLIIMDPRRQTLSRHAYRHLAFRPGSDVAMLNAMLNVIVTEGLYDEQYIAGYTENFEALREKIVDFTPEKMASVCGIDAETLREVARLYARAKSSLIFWGMGVSQHVHGTDNSRCLIALALITGQIGRPGTGLHPLRGQNNVQGASDAGLIPMVYPDYQSVEKDAVRELFEEFWGQSLDPQKGLTVVEIMRAIHAGEIKGMFVEGENPAMSDPDLNHARHALAMLDHLVVQDLFLTETAFHADVVLPASAFAEKAGTFTNTDRRVQIAQPVVAPPGDARQDWWIIQELARRLDLDWNYGGPADIFAEMAQVMPSLNNITWERLEREGAVTYPVDAPDQPGNEIIFYAGFPTESGRAKIVPAAIVPPDEVPDDEFPMVLSTGRVLEHWHTGSMTRRAGVLDALEPEAVAFMAPKELYRLGLRPGGSMRLETRRGAVVLKVRSDRDVPIGMIFMPFCYAEAAANLLTNPALDPLGKIPEFKFCAARVVPAEAAPMAAE, encoded by the coding sequence ATGAGCAACGGCCCCGAACCGCACGGCAACAAGATCGAACAGCCCGAGATCCGCGCCGACGAACGTCAGGATGCCGGCGGGCCGGCAAATGGCGCGCCATCGACCTCCGGCGGCGCCTACTCGCAGGGCGCCAAGTCGGGTGGCCAGGCCGCGCCCGACCCTTCCGGCACCTACGGCATCAAGGACGCCCCGGTCGCGCCCGCGACCATCGCCTTCGAGTTCGACGGCCAACAGGTCGAGGCCCAGCCCGGCGAGACGATCTGGGCGGTCGCCAAGCGCCTCGGCACGCATATCCCGCATCTCTGCCACAAGCCCGATCCCGGCTACCGCCCGGACGGCAATTGCCGCGCCTGCATGGTCGAGATCGAGGGCGAGCGCGTGCTCGCCGCCTCGTGCAAGCGTACGCCCGCCATCGGCATGAAGGTGAAGTCGGCCACCGAGCGCGCCACCAAGGCCCGCGCCATGGTGCTCGAACTGCTCGTGGCCGATCAGCCCGAGCGCGCGACCTCGCATGACCCGTCGTCGCATTTCTGGGTGCAGGCCGACGTTCTCGACGTGACCGAGAGCCGCTTCCCGGCGGCCGAGCGCTGGACCAGCGACGTCAGCCACCCGGCGATGAGCGTCAACCTCGACGCCTGCATCCAGTGCAATCTCTGTGTGCGCGCCTGCCGCGAGGTTCAGGTCAACGACGTGATCGGCATGGCCTACCGAGCCGCGGGCTCCAAGGTCGTGTTCGACTTCGACGATCCGATGGGTGGCTCCACCTGCGTCGCCTGCGGCGAGTGCGTCCAGGCCTGCCCGACCGGCGCGCTGATGCCGGCTGCCTATCTCGACGCCAACCAGACCCGGACGGTCTATCCCGACCGCGAGGTGAAGTCGCTCTGCCCCTATTGCGGCGTCGGCTGCCAAGTCTCCTACAAGGTCAAGGACGAGCGCATCGTCTACGCCGAGGGCGTGAACGGACCGGCCAACCAGAACCGGCTCTGTGTGAAGGGCCGCTTCGGTTTCGACTACGTCCACCACCCCCACCGCCTGACGGTGCCGCTGATCCGCCTGGAGAACGTGCCCAAGGACGCCAACGATCAGGTCGATCCGGCCAACCCCTGGACGCATTTCCGCGAGGCGACCTGGGACGAGGCGCTCGACCGCGCAGCGGGCGGCCTGAAGGCGATCCGTGACACCAACGGGCGCAAGGCGCTGGCGGGCTTCGGCTCGGCCAAGGGGTCGAACGAGGAGGCCTACCTCTTCCAGAAGCTCGTCCGCCTCGGCTTCGGCACCAACAACGTCGATCACTGCACGCGCCTGTGCCACGCCTCGTCGGTCGCGGCGCTGATGGAGGGCCTGAATTCCGGCGCCGTCACCGCTCCCTTCTCGGCAGCGCTCGACGCCGAGGTCATCGTCGTCATCGGCGCCAACCCGACCGTGAACCATCCGGTCGCTGCCACCTTCCTCAAGAACGCGGTGAAGCAGCGCGGCGCCAAGCTGATCATTATGGACCCGCGGCGCCAGACGCTCTCGCGCCACGCCTATCGGCACCTCGCCTTCCGCCCCGGCTCCGACGTGGCGATGCTCAACGCGATGCTCAACGTGATCGTCACGGAGGGCCTCTACGACGAGCAGTACATCGCCGGCTACACCGAGAACTTCGAGGCTCTGCGCGAGAAGATCGTCGACTTCACGCCGGAGAAGATGGCCTCGGTCTGCGGCATCGACGCCGAGACCCTGCGCGAGGTCGCCCGGCTCTACGCCCGGGCCAAGTCGTCGCTCATCTTCTGGGGCATGGGCGTCAGCCAGCACGTCCACGGCACCGACAACTCGCGCTGCCTGATCGCGCTCGCCCTCATCACCGGCCAAATCGGCCGGCCCGGCACCGGCCTGCACCCGTTGCGCGGCCAGAACAACGTCCAGGGCGCGTCCGATGCCGGCCTGATCCCGATGGTCTACCCGGACTATCAGTCGGTCGAGAAGGACGCGGTGCGCGAGCTGTTCGAGGAGTTCTGGGGCCAGTCCCTCGATCCGCAGAAGGGCCTCACCGTGGTCGAGATCATGCGCGCGATCCACGCGGGCGAGATTAAGGGCATGTTCGTCGAGGGCGAGAACCCGGCGATGTCCGACCCCGACCTCAACCACGCCCGCCACGCGCTGGCGATGCTCGACCACCTCGTGGTGCAGGACCTGTTCCTGACCGAGACCGCCTTCCACGCCGACGTGGTGCTGCCGGCCTCGGCCTTTGCCGAGAAGGCCGGCACCTTCACCAACACAGACCGGCGCGTGCAGATCGCCCAGCCCGTCGTCGCCCCTCCGGGCGATGCGCGCCAGGATTGGTGGATCATCCAGGAACTGGCCCGACGCCTCGACCTCGACTGGAACTACGGCGGCCCGGCCGATATCTTCGCCGAGATGGCGCAGGTGATGCCGTCCTTGAACAACATTACCTGGGAGCGGCTGGAGCGCGAGGGGGCGGTGACCTATCCGGTCGATGCTCCGGACCAGCCCGGCAACGAGATCATCTTCTATGCCGGCTTCCCGACCGAGAGCGGTCGCGCCAAGATCGTGCCCGCGGCGATCGTGCCGCCGGACGAGGTGCCGGACGACGAGTTCCCGATGGTGCTCTCGACCGGCCGCGTGCTCGAACACTGGCACACGGGCTCGATGACCCGGCGCGCGGGCGTGCTCGACGCGCTGGAGCCGGAGGCGGTGGCCTTCATGGCACCCAAGGAGCTCTACCGGCTTGGTCTCCGGCCCGGCGGGTCGATGCGGTTGGAAACACGGCGCGGCGCCGTCGTGTTGAAGGTGCGCTCCGACCGGGACGTTCCGATCGGCATGATCTTCATGCCCTTCTGCTACGCGGAAGCCGCCGCCAACCTTCTGACCAACCCCGCTCTCGACCCCCTTGGAAAGATTCCCGAGTTCAAATTCTGCGCAGCCCGCGTCGTCCCCGCGGAGGCTGCGCCGATGGCCGCCGAGTAA